Genomic window (Capricornis sumatraensis isolate serow.1 chromosome 1, serow.2, whole genome shotgun sequence):
tcttctaagggattcttgcccacagtagtagatataatggtcatctgagttaaattcacccattccagtccattttagttcgctgattcctagaatgtcgatgttcactcttgccatctcttgtttgaccacttccaatttgccttgattcatggacctaacattccaggttcctatgcaatctttttttttacagcatcggatcttgcttctatcaccagccacatccacaattgggtattgtttttgctttggctccgtcctttcattctttctggagttatttctccactgatctccagtagcatattgggcacctaccgacctggggagttcctctttcagtatcctcacAGAAGCGTGGCcaaaaggagctaccccacatccgaggtcaggggtggtggccaagaggagctaccccacatctgaggtcaggggggcggccaagaggagctatcccCTGAGGTAAGGGGCAggggccaagagtgccaggctgtgacagtgcAGGAGCGGCCGAGAGAATCTACCCCCCGCCCAAGGCCAGGagcggcggccaagaggagtaacctcacgtccaaggtcaggagggtggctgtgaggagatacccctcgtccaaggtaaggagcagcggctgtgctttgctggagcagccgtgaagaggtaccccaagtccaaggtaagagaaacccaagtaagatggtaggtgttgcaagagggcatcagagggcagacacactaaaaccataatcacagaaaactagtcaatctaatcacacggaccacagccttgtctaactcaatgaaactaagccatggccCTGGGGCCACCCTCTCCaccaggtcatggtggagagggctgacagaatgtgTCCACTGGAGGAGAGATGGCAAACCCCTTCAGGATTCCTGCCCTGAGACCCCCATGAGCAGCATGAACAGCATGCATGCACTAGGGCCCCTCTAATCTGAGGGTGAGGCCAGGACCCAGGGGCCTTGAGTCTGTTGGTGAGGAGATGGAGAGAGGTTTGGGATTCAGAGATAGGCTGTGAGTTCAGGTCTGCAGTGATGTTAACAGGATGAGTGTGGACTGTCGGCCCCTGTCCAGGCCGGAGTCCCTCCTCCTGGGGGTTGCAGGGAAATCTCCTCCTTCCCAGAACCCTTCTCTCTCCACGGCACTGGTCATAAGCATGAGGGGGTacttctccccctccttcctgctcCTCTCTTCTTGCCCCTCCCTTCCTAGCCTGACTGCATTCTAATAGGAACCAAGGCTCCAGTGTGGAATTTCAGGTCAGCTGAGACTGGCTGTGTGGCCTTTCTTCCCACTGCCCATCACTGTGTGACAGCTTTTCTTCTAGTTCCTACAGATGTTTTTAGGTCCTCGGACCTTGGTGGATTAAAATGACTCAGTACGGGTCGTTCTGCCCCAGTGTGAGTGCAATATTGATCACAGAGTGGGAGGGACAGAGTCccctggatggcaaggagatcaaaccagtcagccctaaggggaatcaaccctgagtactcattggaaggactgatgctgaagacaaAGCTCAATCACAGAGTGGGAGGGacagagtccctgggacagcaaggagatcaaaccagtcaaccctgagggaaatcaacgctgaatactcatggaaggactgatgctgaagacatAGCTCAGTCACATAGTGGGAGGgagagagtccctgggacagcaaggagatcaaaccagtcagccctaaggggaatcaaccctgagtactcattggaaggactgatgctgaagatgaagctcaaTCACATAGTGGGAGGGAGAGAGTCCCtgggacggcaaggagatcaaaccagtcaaccctgagggaaatcaaccctgaatactcatggaaggactgatgctgaggacAAAgcgccaacactttggccacctggactcattggaaaagaccctgatgctggggaagactgaaggcaaaaggagaagagggtggcagaggatgaggtggtcagatggcatcacggatgcagtggacatgaacttgggcgaactcggggagatggtgagggacagggaggactgaCGTGCTgcgccatggggtcacaaagagtgggacacggctcaggaactgagcaacaacaagggAGGGACGGGGGCCTGGGAATCGAGGCGGAGAGGCAAGGCTGCTACACTACCCTCAGAACTAGTTACACCACTAGAGACTGCCCGCCCGGAAGCTACCAGGAACCACCACTTCCCACCAGGATGCAGGAGGCAAGTCAGAGTCCCATGATGCACAGAGTACCAGGGCCCCGCCCTGTGCGCCATGGGACAGTCTGGAAGCTGTGAGGAGCTGGCCCACGTCTCCTCAAGGCAGTGCCTCAGGGCCCAGGGGTGTCACTTGCTGTCCTCACATCCCTCAGCATCCAGAAAGAGCACCCTCTGGGATATCTCCTGAATGCCTAACCCCAAGGGCCCTGGTCCAAAGCACCAAGACCAGGTCCCAAGTGAGAGCCAGGAGGAAGCCCAGCTAGGCTTGTATGAGGGCTGGAAGCTGGGGTTCAGCACTGAATCCAGAAAGAGCCAGCCCCCAGCTAGGTGCAGACTGGCCCCATCCCACCTTGAGGCCGGCCCCAGGTGGCCCAGTCCCCATACCAGCCCTTCCCCCAGACAATGTGTCCTGAGTGCAGAGCAAAGCCTTTGGATAAAGAAGACACGGCACACagatacaacggaatattactcagctatatgAAAGCACAAAATAacgccatttgtagcaacatggatggaactagagaatcgcatactaagtgaaggaggtcagaaagagaaagacaaattccatACGATACCACGTATGTGCGTGTGAGCTAAGTCGATTCACgcatgctaagccactttagtcgtgtccgactctttggcacactatggactgtagcctgccaggctcctctgtccatgggattctccaggcaagaatactggagtgggttgctgtgccctcttccaggggatcttcctgacccagggattgaacatatgtttccagcattggcaggcagtttctttaccaatagcaGCGCCTGGGAAGCTCTGATATCGCTTATACATGGAACCTAaaatatggtacaaatgaacctagctacaaaacagaaacagactcacagacacagtgaTCAGACTTGTTTCCAAAGGTGAGAGGAGGAAGGCAAGGGACGGACTGGGAGTTTGCGGTTAGTAGATAACAAACGTCTGCGTTTAGAATGGGTGAACAACAAGGTTCtcctgtacagtacagggaactatatccaatctcctgggatacaccataatggaaaagaatatgaaacacAGAATGCAAACCTTCggttgattcatattgatgttcaGTAGAAACCACTGCAATACCATAaggcaattacccttcaattaaaaataaacaaattaaaataaataaataaaaacagaatgtatacacatgtaaacctgagtcactttgctgtacagtagagatTGGCACgacactgcaaatcaactgttcttcaagtaaaaaaaaaaaaagccaagctaTTCCTACAGCGGCACAGAGTTAGCCTCAGCAGGCAGTGTGACCCTCCTCCATGCTCTCTGGCAGCCggggggaggtggcagggggcatGGAGGTTGTGGGTACAAATAGCCAGCCTGACCCTGAGTGTGAGCTGTGCCTTTGCAGGGGCGTCTGGAACCTGCCTCCTCTCTTCTGACAGCGCTCAGACAGAGAAGGGGGCCCCATCAGCGCTGACGTGGGGGTGACTTATGGAAGACTTAAAAGTAATCTCTGTCAAGGTGGCTTGGCCGTGATGATACATGCACGCACAGGTCTGGGAGCTAAGCCGCATCTTCACCCTGAGCATTTTCCAGAAGACAGCTCAGAGTCACTGTTTCCTGATCAAAGTAGCCTTCCCGTTCTTGAAAAACTCGAAAAGTCAAGTTTACCTCAGCTCCAAGGACAAACCCCCGAGAGACTTCTACTTCCCCTCCCTTTAGAGAAGAAGAAAGGTGGAAACCCAGCTGTGCCCTCAACAGCTGCAGGGAGGGGCCTGCAACAGCGGAGAGGCCCAGGGCCGGGAGACAGAGGGCACAGTCGGGGAAGCCAGGCTGGCCAGCACTGGCCAGCAGGGCCGGCCCCCACTCTCTGGTGACTGACTGGAGGGGAGGTGGCTGGGGTAACAGAAAATTAACCCAGGAGCAGAGAGGTGCTTGCCAGGAGCCCAGGGGAACCTCAGGGCACCCGGCTCCCCGCCCAAGCCTTTCACTGTCCCCACCTTAAACATTCAGGGTGTAGACTGGCCTCCCAAGGACCACTCCAGACCCAGCTGGGTCACTGGGGGCCATGCAGTGGTATCACATGCAGACTCTTGGACCTGCCCAGGAGCTAGCAGCTCAGAGCCTCCAGGGTGTTTGTAGCAACAAGGCCTTGGCGGGTGTGGGCTCCCCAAGATCTCTGAACTGTCTCTTCACCCTCTGGGGGAGCTGGGGGAGAAGAAGGAACCAGGCCACACCCAGGGCTGCCAGGTGGGCAGAATGATCCCATTTCCTGTAGGCAAAAGTTTGTCATGGGTGTTGGGGTGAATTCAGGTCCTGCTGTCACTGCAAGGAGGCCCATCCTGGAGATGGAGTTCCCAAACGAGTgcctcccctctctgagcctattTTTTCCCCAGCTCTAGAAACTCTAGGTTTCTGGGATTCTACAGCTCTTATTGCCTAGGGGTCTCCAGGCTGCCTTCCCCATGGAGCCAGAATGCCTCCCATTAAAAACTGCTTTAttatcctgcccccaccccacccccactgtctAGTTCCCATTCTGTGGTTCAGCCTTTCCCCAGACAGGTGAAGCTCTAGGGTAAGTGCCAGGACTtttctctgctgtgcttagtcatgtccaactctttgagaccctatggactgtagcccattaggctcctctgtccatggggattctccaggcaagaacactggagtaggttgccatgccctcctccaggggatcttcccaacccagggatcgaactcagatctcctgcactgcaggtggattctttaccatctgagccatcaaggagcctgggaatactggagtgggtagcctatcccttctccaggggatcttcctgacccagggataaaacgggggactcctgcattgcaggcggattctttaacagctgagctaccagggaggtccTAGGACTTTTCTGGTCACCGTCAAATAATAAAAAGCCCCCAGTCACTTTGGGTCCCTGAAAGTCTCACTTTAGTGTCAACAACTACTCTGTTCAGGcttccctgcaatgtgggagacctgggttgggaagatcccctggagaagggcatgggaacccactccaatattcttgcctggagaatcccatgggcagaggaacttggcgggtccgtggggtagcaaagagtcgacatgactgagcaactaagctcaaGCATAGCACATGTTCAGTTCACTGTAAGTGTCGACACTGCCAATGATTCCAGGTGATTCCCCACCTTCACCCCCTAAAACTGCACACTACAGGCTTTGCCCCTCATCACTTGACCTTCTCTGAGCCCTCGGGCTCCTGAGGTGtgcaggcgggggtggggggcagcagcGTCCCTGAGATGTGGGTGGCACCCCCAGCACACTCTCCAAACAAATGTTCTCTCTCAACGTCCGGCCATGCTGTCAGCGGTGCTGCCTCCAGCAGGCTGCGGAGGAAGGAGTTGGGTTAAAGATGATTACATAACCTGTTCTCAGGCAACCCCTCCAAAAGTTCTGAAAGGGAGGTGTCCCTCTCAACACTTTGTGAAAGAAGTTTCCTTTGGGGACCCTGGCTGGAGCTTGAGACAAAAGCATTCTATGTTAACATCCTGTTTTCCGAACATGTCCCAGTATCATGAAGCCCCTGGCTTAGGCGAGGGCGGTggtggggcaggggaagggaaaCCAGAGCCTTGGCTCCAAAAGGAAAAATTCTCTCGGGTGGGTGAGGGGGAACAGGCCAGAGCACAGCCCTGGGAGCTGTTGAGGGAGGGGGACATTTGACATTCCACCTGCGCCTGAAGGGGGGTGTACACCTGTGACCCGCTGCCTGCTGCAGCAGCAGGGCCTTGTGGCTCTGGGGTGCTTATGGAGACAGGGTCTGCACAGCCTTCAGAGGTCAGGAGCCCAAGGGTAGGGGTGCAGGCCTAGGGAAGAGCTGCCTTGCTCCACCCAAGCTACCACCCTTCCCTGCTCCTGGGCAGTTTCCTGGTTTGGGCGAGCTCAGCAGAGCTCCACCCTGCAGACCTGGAGGCGGAAAGTTTTACTGCAGCACCTCGCAGGCTATTGGGAGGTCAAGCATGAGAATATGGACTGTGAGTAATCAACAACTTGCTGGaccacagatttaaaaaataatcaagccTTTCACGCCCATTGGACTAGCAGAAAATTACGAAGTCTGACTCTACCAAGTGAGGCAAGATGAAGCACAATGGGGACTTTCATAAGCTGCTGGTGGGAGTCAGGAGGGTTATACAGTATGGAGACCTTCTTTCTAAAGGAATGCGAAGTCAGCCAGAGTCTTGGAAGGGGCCTGAGCAAGAAGGGGTCCAGAGCTTAATTAAGCTCCATCAGCTTCCTGGTAACCCCACTTATGAGTTGGAGTAACCATTTTGGACATCAGTGTGCTAACATTTGGGAAAATGAGGGTGTGCAATCGCTATGACCCAGTGAGTCAAATCTCTTTGTGTTCTTGAAAGAAATTCCCCAAAGTACGGGAGCAAACACAAGAATGTTCTTTGGCAGTGCCGTCTGCTGTATCACATTTGGAAATTGCCCGAATGTCCATCAATAAAAGACCAAATAAAGAGTGTCAGTGTGTATAAACCTCAGAACAAGGTTGTATGAAACCCATGTTGAAGAAGAATGTGTGCCATCCTTTCTATAAAGCGGGAAAATATGAAACCACACAGGTGTAATCATAAATAGTTAGGGGTGCAGTAAAAGTCTAACACTGAACACATGTTCAGCCCAGTGGTGGTCCTGAGGCTGAAGGGAAGAGAGTAAGATGATAGCAGAATACCCAGGTGGTTTAGATATCATCTGAAAGCCCTATTTCCTTACTACTGAGagtaaataaggaaaaatattaagaTATAACAAAGTTGAGTGATAGTTACATGAATGCCTATTAAAGTATGTAtacttttctgtcatttttgaaatagttttcaacttttaaaaagtgaaaatgaagttggcACAACAGAAAACTAACCATTTGAAATTGACCTGTTCAATAGCATTTAATACCTTCACGATGTTGTGCACTCACCACCTCGATCTaacttcagaacattttcatcacccccaaaggaGACTCCATACCCATTAAGTTGctccccatttctctctcctctcagccCCTGGCAAACCACCAATTTGCGCTCTGTCTCTAGAGATCTAcccattctggacatttcatataagtggaaccaAATACTATGTGACCTTTTGTATCTGGCTGTTTTACTTAGCATAGTGTTTTCAGGTTTATCACCCTGTaccagtacttcattcttttctacagtcgagtaatattccactgcatggaATATCACTATTCGTTTATCTGTTCACCTGTTGATgggacatttgggctgtttccactgGTTGACTATTATGACTATTGCATGTTCACACACCTATTCAAGTCAGGGCAAGAGGAGGAAGGTGTCCCAGAGTCTTTTGTATGAAGCCCagtgaacacatttttaaaaaatttatttatttacccatGCTGTATggcttgtggcatcttagttccctgatcagggattgaactctggcccCTGGAAGTAGAAgggtgtattcttaaccactggaccaccaaggaattctcaaCGCATTTTCTTATGCTTCTTGTTATAATGCTTCCCAAACAGCCACAAAGGCAGAGTAAACAAGTCATTAGGGCAACTCAAGAGATACTAGCAAGTCCTTCTGTGGCTTAAAGATCTTTCTGCCCCAGCACACACCTCACCTTTAGCCTTCATCACTTACAATCAACAAATTCTGTCGCGTAAATACAGTAGCCTCTGAAGGAACAACCTGTTGCTTACTATACATGCGCATTTTCAGGCTAAGTGCTGAATAGAAGCACAGAGACAGCCTTTTGGGGAAGGAATTTTCCAGTGAATGCAAACCCCTTCCACTTTGGGACTGGGTGTCCCCACCTACAAATGGTGTGGCTGAGATTACAGGTGTCTAGAGCTTCTTCGAGACGTCCCTTCCTGGACGCTGGCTAGCCCCAGGATTTAAAGTTGCTCTGTATACAAGCAGGTTTGGGCTGAAGTTCAGTGATACGGCGCCACCAGGCAACCTCGACCCCCTCAGCCCTCTCCCCACAGGTGCTCCCCCTCTACCCTCTGTGGGTAACAGAACCTGCTGGGTTTGCTGTTCATGCCTTCCCCAGCCGAGCAGGAGGTAAGAAGCTGAGGTCCCACTTTTAAACAGGTTGGAtgttttctttaccagctgactcTCCAGGCAGCCACTACTGCGGTGGGGGTGCAGGCACAGGAGTCTCCTGGCTCATGGAACCACACTCAGGAAAGAAGTACAGCCCTTCCCTTGCCAGGTGAGGGCCTGGCACCCTGGGGGGTTTAGGCTGAGGGTGGTCTGAAGCCTCGCCACAGAGAGCGCTTTCCAGGAACCCTCAGGAGGAAGCGCTTTCCCACAGCCTCCGGCTGGGGCTCCAGTGTAAGGAGGGACCAACACCAGGTGCAGAAGTCCTTGGATGCTCAAGGTCAGCCAAGGCAGGGCCCAGCTTTCAGgtccctcttccttcccccacACTCCACAATGACCACAATGACTGGCAGAGCAGTCACAGCTTGTTGTGTTATTTCCAGATCAAAGTGGTGGCCAATTCCTTCACTCACCAGAAACGTTCAAGAGAAAATAACCCAGATTCGGCTCCTCCTATGACATTAACCCCATCTCCACCCTTCGCTTGGTAATACGCAGGTGtcttttgctgatttttaaactttaaaacaaaatctaaCCCTGGGGAGAGCCGGGTGCATCTACAAGGACGCCGATCGCCAATAAGCCCATGGGAAGCAGGTTGGGAGTGCAGCTTTGGACCCGGTGCGCTCCCAGTGGACCCGGGCCAGCTTCCGACATTTGATCCGTGTTGCGAGTTTGGTTTTTCCACCCAAATCTCGGAGACGGTTTATCGTGGGCTTGAAGGGGCCAAAGTAGCATCGCGGGGTAGGGGCTGGGGAGAGCCTTTCCTCCTGCGGCTACCAGAGGCTCAGGGACCCTCACGGCTTGCAGCAGAGGAGAGCGCACTCCACGACCCATCCCGACCGGCCTTTTCCGGCGCCCGCGCCGGCGCCAGGCGCGCCAGACACTCACAAATTCAAAAATGAAGAGCAGGTCCGGGAAGGTGGTGAAGACAGCGAAACCGCTAGGCAGGCTGCTGACGCCCGACGCCGCTGAGGGGGCCATGCTGGCGGGCTGGCGATGGCCTCGGAACCGGACGGGACGAGCGCTGCTCTGACTCTGCGCTGGCCGCTCTCTTGCTCCGCGGAGCCCAGTGGCCCGGGCGCCCCCGCGCGCGGGTTAAGAGCAGGGGCGCCCTGGCCGAAGAGGGAGGAGTcccggccgccgccgcccggTCCCCGCCCGAAACCGTGGGGCGCGCCCCAAGGGCCCTGCCCAGCGTCATGGGCACAGCCCTGAAACACTCCAAGGTTGAGACTGGGGTTTGACTCCTGAGCCCCACGTCTGGGCGCCACCTTCCATCGGAAGCCTCGGTGAGGCGCTTCACACTCTTTGCAGGTGATCGGCATTTCTTAAGAGCGATCACCATCAACAGTTGGCTCCCCAAACCCCGCAGGCACCGTGGCATCTCTTGGATCAGCATGGTGCAAACTGTTCTTAAGTTGGGGCTCTTTTATCTTCCTGCCGGGTGCGTTAATATGCATCCAAGTTCACCGTGGGACTAGTTCCCTGCCTTGCAGGGACTGCTGAGACCAGGTACGGTCACCCATGCCTTCTCCCTGCGCCCTCAGAGCCTGGAGCCTGGAACTCTGCACCACCCCCGCTCCGCACCACTCGGCGCCGGAACTGCTGGGCGATGGATTAGGCAATCACACCTGCCTTGAATCTTGCACCGTGGAGGGAGCcagcactgctgagggcctgctaAGTGCCCAGCACCCCCTCGGCTTTTTGCCCACGTGACCTCATTTAATCTGCAGGAGCCTTTCCAGCGGGTGTCACCCCACCTCCAGGCTCGGAGTGGAGAAGGACATGCCCAGGCCACATGGAGGGCAATTGGGCCTCTTGACTGGTGATGGCTGACAGTCCTCACTGCCTCTGTGCCCCTTGCATAAGACCCACACACTCGAAAGCTCTATCTATGAGTCTGCttccttttttattatattaACTAGTTTGTTGCATAGTTCTAGATCTTATATATGAATATCACACagcatttgcctttctctgtctgacgtTTCATTTAGTCTAacgccctccaagtccatccatgttgctgcaaatggcaagattttttccttttttatgatttagtggtattccattgtgtgtgtgtgtgtgtgtgtatgtgtatctcacagcttctttatccactcatctgttgatggacatttaggctgcttctatatcttggcgattgaaaataatgctgctgtgaacatcagggtgcatgtatcttttcagaggAGTGGTTTGGTTTTCTCGGACATATACGCAGgtgtgaaattgctgggtcagatgATAGCTCCAATTTCAGTATATTgagaacctccatactattttccaaagtggctgcatcatcagtttccattcccaccaacagtgtacgggggttctcttttcttcacattcttgccaacatgaATTGAAAGTATTAATATTGTTAAAGATTCAATACAACCCCTAACAAAATACTAATGACATTTTTTGCAGAACTAGggcaaatcattttaaaatgtgtactaaaacacaaaagaccctaaataaccaaagtaatcttgagaaagaacagagctggaggaatcactcatcctgacttcagactatactacaaagctagtcaTTAAAATAGTACGGTGCTGGCACAAAAACTGGCAGTGGGACAgactagagagcccagaaataaacccatgcacttacgGTCAATTAATCTAGGATGAAgggagcaagaatatacaatggagaaaagacagtctcttcagtaagtggtgctaggaaaactggatagccaTATGTACAAGAATGATACACACACATTCTActataccatacacaaaactcaaaatggatcaaagacctaaatgtaagacaagaaaccataaaactcctagaggaaaacataggcaggacatTCTTTGAAAGAAGTTGTAGCAGTACTTTTtgggatctgtctcctaaagcaaaggaaataatagcaaatataaacaaatgggacctaattaaacttgaaagatTTTGCCCGGCAAAGGCCACCATTgacaaatgaaaaggcaaaccactgaatgagaaaaatgtttgcaaatgataaaACTTATCTAAACAGCTCCTataactcaacataaaaaaaaccccaatttaaaaatgggttgAAGaattgaatatacattttttcaaagaggaaatggccaataggcacatgaaaagatgctcaacataatcagggaaatgcaaatcaaaagcatgCTGAGGTCTCACCTCATACCttccagaatggctatcatcgaaaagaacacaaataacaaatgttggcaagggtgTGGATCCCTGCCTTTCTGAAGCTCACCCTAGAGAACAGGAGAGTGAGGTCGTCGATCAAACACTGCATGATAAATGTGTAAAGGGTTTGGTGCTGGGAGGAGAGTGCAGGCAGACCCAAGAGCACCCTCCAGCCCAGCCGGCTTGGGCTTGGGGTCCAGGGAGCTTGTGGAGAAAGGGACCCTCGAGGGGTGAGCAGTGGTTacctggagggaggaggcagcCTTCCCTGCAGAGGAGCAGCAGGCACCGGGCCTTGGAGGATGGTCAGGCCCTGCTCCTCGTGCTGCGAGGTCGCAGGATAGGTATGGGAATCCCTGAGGGGGTCAGAGCCACTCTGCTGGGGGAGCAGGGGGAAGCCGAGGCATCCAGGGCAGAAGGAAACAGCACAGATGGGTTCTGGCAGAAGAAGGCAGGGGAGTCTGAGGAAAGCCTGAGCAGGAAGGGGGAAACGGGTGTGCCAGGCCAAGCGAGACCCAGTACATgggtcctggaggctggaaaggtTCTGATCTCTGTGGGGAGCAGAGTGGCTCCTGGGGCAGAGCTGGAAAGGCCAAGGGCAGGCTGGGCTCAGGAGGAAAGAGGCAAAATTTAAAGAGCATGAAGCACACCTCAAGTTGAGTCGTTTCTCTCCTGTTCAGCCCTGAGACTGCTGCAtgcgcgtgctaagtcgcttcagtcgtgtccgactctctgcaaccccatggactgtagcctcccaggtttgtttgtccatgggattctccaggcaagaatactagagtggattgccatgccctcctccagggattttcctgaaccagggatcaaacccacgtctcttatatctcttgcattgacatGTGGGTTATTTACtgctagcatcacctgggaaacccagcccTGAGACTAATCCGAC
Coding sequences:
- the LOC138085476 gene encoding myelin and lymphocyte protein isoform X4 translates to MAPSAASGVSSLPSGFAVFTTFPDLLFIFEFVFSYVATLLYVVHAVFSLIRWKSS